One stretch of Mangifera indica cultivar Alphonso chromosome 9, CATAS_Mindica_2.1, whole genome shotgun sequence DNA includes these proteins:
- the LOC123226456 gene encoding B3 domain-containing protein At2g33720-like, which yields METQKQTPNKQKQISYRKRVIFMKRKSHNNPQDYKGTTEIPTKFNLVRQIEIKRQRTSIVSTELRPFDDTWPTAKQYSEGVEKERETANWKIARMKYCSPEEEEEERRKGVSTKLSLYTDPWKIKKKLTQSDLSDLCSLLLQASLVESHVLAFLNADEANKVQGKEGLRVMVLDRDTESEHSLVMKKWSTCKSYVFIEGWGQKFVNRRKLNPGDEIGFYWDPYTSMLNFSVIERDGS from the coding sequence ATGGAGACTCAAAAACAAACACCGAATAAACAAAAGCAAATCTCTTATCGTAAAAGAGTGATATTCATGAAGCGCAAGAGCCACAACAACCCACAAGACTACAAAGGAACGACCGAAATTCCAACAAAGTTCAATCTTGTTCGTCAGATTGAAATAAAGAGACAGAGAACAAGTATAGTATCAACCGAACTTAGGCCTTTTGATGATACTTGGCCTACGGCTAAACAATACTCAGAGggagttgaaaaagagagagagacggCCAACTGGAAGATAGCAAGGATGAAATATTGCAGTcctgaagaggaagaagaagagaggcGGAAGGGTGTTTCAACCAAACTAAGTCTCTACACTGATCCATGGAAGATAAAGAAGAAGCTTACACAGAGTGACTTAAGTGATCTTTGCAGTCTTTTGTTGCAGGCAAGTTTGGTGGAGAGTCATGTTTTGGCGTTCCTGAATGCTGATGAGGCCAATAAGGTTCAGGGGAAAGAGGGTTTGAGAGTGATGGTGTTGGATCGAGATACAGAGTCAGAGCACTCATTGGTAATGAAGAAGTGGTCGACTTGTAAGAGCTACGTTTTCATTGAGGGATGGGGGCAGAAATTTGTTAACAGAAGGAAACTGAATCCTGGAGATGAGATTGGTTTCTACTGGGATCCATACACTTCAATGTTAAACTTTAGTGTAATCGAAAGAGATGGATCATAG